The Haloplanus sp. CK5-1 genome contains a region encoding:
- a CDS encoding DUF7383 domain-containing protein, translating into MPPRANYATIHVGAQLGPETRTLDLDWADDVGDETDAHEFDVPTADAADTYVGIQAFDVGAYGHEILINGQRSGGFDIPPSDGWQYWVDTFGDAASLVAGVNDLRIARDTDTDDAFAVGTVTVHWREPSDA; encoded by the coding sequence GTGCCACCTCGTGCGAACTACGCGACGATCCACGTCGGCGCACAGCTCGGCCCCGAGACCCGGACGCTCGACCTCGACTGGGCCGACGACGTCGGTGACGAGACCGACGCCCACGAGTTCGACGTGCCGACGGCCGACGCCGCCGACACGTACGTCGGAATCCAGGCGTTCGACGTCGGCGCGTACGGTCACGAAATCCTGATCAACGGCCAGCGATCGGGCGGCTTCGACATCCCACCCAGCGACGGCTGGCAGTACTGGGTCGACACGTTCGGCGACGCCGCCTCCCTCGTCGCCGGGGTGAACGACCTCCGGATCGCCCGCGACACCGACACCGACGACGCCTTCGCCGTCGGCACCGTCACCGTCCACTGGAGAGAGCCGAGCGACGCGTAA
- the thsB gene encoding thermosome subunit beta, protein MQQGQPMIIMGEDAQRVKDQDAQEYNISAARAVAESVRSTLGPKGMDKMLVDSMGSVTITNDGVTILQEMDIDNPTAEMIVEVAETQEDEAGDGTTTAVAIAGELLKNAEDLLEQDIHPTAIIKGFSMASEKAREEVDSVAEDVDPTDEDLLRKVAETSMTGKSSELDKDLLARIVVEAVRAVTVEADDGSHVVDLEFVEIETQTGRSASESELLNGAVIDKDPVNDDMPVDFESADVLLLNEPIEVEETDADTSVSIDDPDQLQQFLDSEERQLREKVDQIVATGADVVFCQKGIDDLAQYLLAQEDILAVRRTKKSDMGFLQEILGAGIVTDLDAATDADLGTGSIERDAEAGLFYVEGSDAHGVTLLLRGSTEHVVDELERGIQDALDVVSATAADGRVLPGGGAVEVEIASRLRDYADSVSGREQLAVEAYADAVEVVPRVLASNAGLDSIDTLVDLRAAHEGGDARAGLNVFSGDVVDTYDAGVVEPAHSKEQAFSSATEAANLVLKIDDIISAGDLSTSGDDDEGGAGAGGMGGMGGMGGAM, encoded by the coding sequence ATGCAACAGGGTCAGCCGATGATCATCATGGGCGAGGACGCCCAGCGTGTCAAGGATCAGGACGCTCAAGAGTACAACATCTCGGCTGCTCGGGCGGTCGCGGAGTCGGTACGGTCGACGCTCGGTCCAAAGGGGATGGACAAGATGCTCGTCGACTCGATGGGCAGCGTCACCATCACCAACGACGGCGTCACCATCCTCCAGGAGATGGACATCGACAACCCGACCGCGGAGATGATCGTCGAAGTCGCCGAGACACAGGAGGACGAGGCCGGCGACGGCACCACCACCGCAGTCGCCATCGCGGGCGAACTCCTGAAGAACGCCGAGGACCTCCTCGAACAGGACATCCACCCGACGGCGATCATCAAGGGATTCAGCATGGCCTCCGAGAAGGCCCGCGAGGAGGTCGACTCCGTCGCCGAGGACGTCGACCCCACCGACGAGGACCTCCTGCGGAAGGTCGCCGAAACCTCGATGACCGGCAAGAGCTCCGAACTCGACAAGGATCTGCTCGCCCGTATCGTCGTCGAGGCCGTCCGAGCCGTCACCGTCGAGGCCGACGACGGGAGCCACGTCGTCGACCTCGAGTTCGTCGAGATCGAGACCCAGACCGGCCGCTCGGCTTCGGAGTCCGAACTCCTCAACGGCGCGGTCATCGACAAGGACCCCGTCAACGACGACATGCCCGTCGACTTCGAGTCGGCGGACGTGCTCCTGTTGAACGAGCCCATCGAGGTCGAGGAGACCGATGCCGACACGTCGGTCAGCATCGACGACCCCGACCAACTCCAGCAGTTCCTCGACAGCGAGGAGCGCCAACTCCGCGAGAAGGTCGACCAGATCGTCGCCACCGGTGCGGACGTGGTGTTCTGCCAGAAGGGCATCGACGACCTCGCCCAGTACCTGCTCGCCCAGGAGGACATCCTCGCGGTGCGGCGCACCAAGAAGTCCGACATGGGCTTCCTGCAGGAGATCCTCGGGGCGGGGATCGTCACCGACCTCGACGCGGCCACCGACGCCGACCTCGGCACCGGCTCCATCGAGCGTGACGCCGAGGCCGGCCTGTTCTACGTCGAGGGATCGGACGCCCACGGCGTGACGCTCCTCCTCCGTGGCTCGACCGAACACGTCGTCGACGAACTCGAACGCGGCATCCAGGACGCCCTCGACGTGGTCTCCGCGACTGCGGCCGACGGGCGCGTCCTCCCCGGCGGCGGTGCCGTCGAGGTGGAGATCGCGAGCCGCCTGCGCGACTACGCCGACAGCGTCAGCGGCCGCGAGCAACTCGCGGTCGAGGCCTACGCCGACGCCGTCGAAGTCGTCCCGCGCGTCCTGGCGAGCAACGCCGGTCTCGACAGTATCGACACGCTGGTCGACCTGCGCGCGGCCCACGAGGGCGGAGACGCCCGTGCCGGCCTCAACGTGTTCTCCGGCGACGTCGTCGACACCTACGACGCCGGCGTCGTCGAACCCGCTCACTCCAAGGAACAGGCGTTCTCCTCCGCCACCGAGGCGGCGAACCTCGTGCTGAAAATCGACGACATCATCTCCGCGGGCGACCTCTCGACGTCCGGCGACGACGACGAGGGCGGTGCCGGTGCCGGCGGCATGGGCGGCATGGGTGGCATGGGCGGCGCGATGTGA